Below is a genomic region from Zavarzinella sp..
GATGCCCAGGATGGCAATAACCACCAACAGTTCGATGAGGGTGAATGCCGCACGGACGTTTTTGACGGTGAAGACGGGATCGGTCCTGAACATTTGTTATCTCCAGTGAATCGGCGTGGGGGTTGTCAATTCTTGCCCCACGCGGAAGTCCTTATAAATCCTGCAATTATCATCCAGAAATCGGGCGAACTTTTCTTCAGGATGCCAGATTGTACGTCGCAATCCTGAATTACCAAAAAAAAGATGAAAAAATTCTCGAATCTTTTCTCATCATTCTCTCATATTTTGACTGAAATCTCGGGCTTCAATTCCCCACCCGAGGCGCGGTGGGTGAAATTCACAGACAGGCAAAGGTATTTTTACCAGCTAAACAACCAGACAGGTGTTGCTAACCCCATACCAAGTAAGAAGTTAGCAACTTTGGAGGCCTATTTACTCAAGCCTTCCAGCAGCCCCAGCATGGGCAGGAAGAGGGCAATAACGATTGTTCCGATGATGCCCCCCAGAATCACAATCATGATCGGTTCCAGCAAGCTGATCAAGCTTTTCACCGCGGTATCGACTTCTTCGTCGTAGAAGTCGGCAATTTTGTAGAGCATGGTATCCAGGTCGCCGGTTTCCTCACCCACTTCGACCATGTTCACCACCATGTCGTCGACCAGTTTGCTGTCCCGCAATGGTTCGGCAATGGTATCCCCTTCCCGAATTGATTCGTACACCCGCTGGTACATCCGTTCGAAGACGGCGTTGTTGGCAGTTTCCCGCACAATGGCCAGTGCTTCCAGAATGGGCACACCGCTGGAAACCAGAGTTCCCAACGTCCGCGTGGTGCGGGCAACGACCGTTTTTTCGGCAATTTTGCCCACGATTGGAATCCAGAGGATTAATCGGTCGACCGCATAGTTGCCGGTTTTGTTCATCCGGATCAATTTAATGAATAGCCAGACCCCAATCGGGAACAGTGGGATCGACCACCAGTAACTGGCACACCAAGTGGAGACATCGATCAGAAACTGGGTCAGATCGGGCAGTTTCAGGCCGAATTCCTCAAAGATTTTCTTAAATTTGGGAATAATGGCCACCATGATGAAAATCAAAATACCCACGGCGACGCAGATAACCACGGCGGGATAGATCATGGCACCGATGATCTTGCGTTTGAGGGTCTGGCTTTTTTCCTTGAACTCAGCCAGACGCTGCAAAATCACTTCCAGAGCACCACCGGCCTCACCGGCTTTCACCATATTCACATAGAGTCGATCGAACGCACGTGGGTGTTTGCCCATCGCTTCGGACAGGGTGCTGCCCGATTCGACATCTTCCACTACGTCGATCAGTGCGTTTTTCAACGCACTGGGCTTCATCTGTTTTTCCAGAATCCGCAGCGAACGCAGCACGGGCAGGCCAGCGTCCTGCAGAGTGGAAAACTGGCGGGTAAACAAGCAGAGGTGCTTGCTTTTCACCCCACCGATGACGAAGGTTTTTTTCGATTTCTTCTGGCCGGACTTTTTCTTTTTCTTCTTGCCAGCAGTTTTGCCACCTTTGCCCGCAGCCATCTGCGTCAGGCGGGTGACAAAGTAGCCCATCTGCTTGATTTTCTGCTGTGCTTCTTCTTCGTTCAGTGCATCAATCTGGTCTTTTACTTCTGCACCGCTCGTGTTCAGCGCTTCGAACTTATACGTTGGCATATGGCACCTGCTGACAATTACATCCTGACAAAATTTCGTTGGGGGCGAACATCATCACTCATCTATGAAAAAAATCTCATTTTTACCCACGGTGGCAGATTAATGTTCATCTTCCAGAGTGGTTTCTCGTACGATTTCCTCGAGACTGGTGACACCCGCGAAGAGAGCATCTAAACCCCGCTCCCGTAAGCCTTTAATGCCCCGGCCACGTGCGTTCTGCCGTAACTGATCGGTGGAGGCACCCTTGGCAATCAGATCACGGAGCTCATCGGTAATGGTGAGCAGTTCGTAAATCCCGGAACGCCCACGGTAACCGAGGTTGTTGCACTTGTCGCACCCTTCGCCGAAGTACATTTTGCGACCTTTGAGCTGTTCGGGCTTCATATTCAGCTCGTACATCTGGTCGCGGCTGGGCTCAAATGGCGTTTTACAGTGGGTGCAGATTTTCCGCACCAGTCGCTGGGCAAGAATCCCCTCAACGGTAGCGGTAATCAAAAATGGCTCCACCCCCATATCCCGAAGGCGGGTTACCGAGCTGGGTGCGTCGTTGGTGTGCAGCGTGCTGAACACCATGTGACCCGTAAGTGCTGCCTGCACAGCGATTTGCGCGGTTTCGAGGTCGCGGATCTCACCCACCAGAATCTTGTCGGGATCCTGCCGCAGAATCGACCGCAACGCACTTGCGAAGGTCAGGTCAATATCGTGGTTGATCTGGCACTGAATCAACCCGTCAATTTCATACTCCACCGGGTCTTCGGTGGTAATAATCTTTTCGGTAATCTCGTTCAATTCTGCTAATGCAGAGTACAGCGTGGTTGTTTTTCCCGCACCGGTGGGGCCTGTTACCAACGTAATGCCGTTTGGTTTGCGGATGATTTCGCGAAAATCAGCAACCATATCCATAGGCATGCCGATTTTCTCTAAGTCCAGGCCCACACGGCCTTTATCGAGAATCCGGATGACGATACTTTCCCCAAACATTGTGGGCAGCACCGACACCCGCATGTCGACGGTATTCCCACCGATATTCAGTTCGATCCGACCGTCCTGTGGCAGTCGGCGTTCGGCAATGTCCAGGTTCGCCATCACCTTAATACGCGAGCTGATTGCATTTGCCAGGTGGCGTGGTGGGGGAACCATTTCCAGCAGCACCCCGTCGCACCGATAACGCATCTTGTATTCGTCTTCGAACGGTTCGAAGTGGATGTCTGCCGCCTGGTCACGGATGCCCATCAGCAGCACCATGTTCACCAGTTTCCGCACAGGTGCGGCGTTGGCCATTTCTTCCACAGAGGAGATATCGATGCTGTTTTCGCGACCCGTATAGGTATCGCCATCATCTTCCCCCAGCATGTTAATGATTTCGCTGAGGGTCTCTTCTTTCACGTTGGAGTATAATTTTGCGAGTGTGGCCTCAATTTGTGCGGGGGCTGCCAGCGAAGCTTTCACCTGCATAATGCCCAACATGTTCCGCAGGTCGTCCAGTGCCTGCATGTTGTTGGGATCGGACATCACCACGGTCAGCACATCATTTTCGAACTTCAGCGGCACCATCTTGTATAGTTCGGCCATGTTCTGTGGCACGGCTTTCAGTGCTTCGGGACTCGGCTTGGCTTCATCCAGATTCACCACCGCAATGCCGTGCAGTTCGGCTTTTGCCAGTAATAACTGGTCGTTATTGATCAATCCGTTGGTGGTGGCCACCTGCTCCAACGGAATATCCATACTGCGGGCATCATCTTCCAGGCTCTGCAACTGGGCATCGTCGATAAAACCCAGGTCGACAAAGATCTGCCCTAACGTCTTGGGCCCAGAGCGTTTTTTAGGTGCAGGCTTGGCCGGAACCGCTTTTGCTGGCACGGCGGCCTTCTTGACTGGTGCCGCACCATTGGTAACCAGTTTCCCCACCGGTGGTGTGGCAGGTTTCTTCGGCGGCTGAGGATTTTTAGGATCGTTTGACATATTACTTACCTGTTATTCATTTTATTTTAACAACTGCAACGATGGGGTTAATATTTCTTTTTCGGCCGCCGTGGTCGATCATCCTCATCATCGTCGTCGTCATCGTATGAATCGTACTCCTCATCCTCTTCCAGTTCATCATCCACCAATGCACCACGTTCTGCTGCGGCAATTTTTGCTGCCAGTTCTGCCGGTTTCTTCGCCCGCAGCAGCACTTCTTCTTTCTCGCACTTATCGTCTTTCCACAGGTTGAACAGAATCTCGTCCAACAGGAACATGCCATATTTTCGACCGGTTTGAATGGCCGAATCGATCCGGTACACCTTGTTTTCCCGAATCAGGTTCTGGATGGCATCAGTCACCACCATCATTTCGTAGGCAGCCACCATCCCGGATGGTTTTTTCGGCAGCAGTGCCTGCGACAGCACCCCAATCAGTGCGGTAGACAATTGTGTTCGCACCTGATCCTGCTGGTCTTTGGGAAACACATCGATAATCCGGTTGATCGTCGATGCAGCACCAGAGGTGTGCAGGGTTCCGAACACGATGTGGCCGGTTTCTGCAGCTTCGATGGCAGCGTGAATCGTTTCCAGGTCACGCATTTCACCCACCAGGATGATGTCGGGGTCCATCCGCAACGCCCGCCGAATCCCTTCTTTAAAGTCTGGCACATCGGTGCCGATTTCCCGCTGATTAACGGTGCACTTCTTGTGCTGGTGGTAATATTCGATCGGGTCTTCGAGCGTAATAATGTGGCGATCGTAATTATCATTAAGAAAGTTTAACATACTGGCCAGACTGGTGGTTTTTCCAGAACCAGTGGGGCCGGTCACCAGAATCATCCCACGTGGGCGAACGATCAGCGATCGAATCGCGTCGGGCATCCCAATCTGCTCGAAAGTAAGAAACTGGCTGGGAATCCGCCGCATCACGATGCCAATCGAACCACGCTGCTTGAACACAGCCACGCGGAAGCGATAACCATCCACGTATTCGATTGCAAAGTCACTACCCCCGCGTTCCTGCACTTCCTGCTGGCAGCGGTCGGGGGTAATCGACTTCATCAGTGCGGTGGTATCGTCGCTGTCGAGCACCTTTGTTTCCAGTCGGCGCATCCGGCCACCCGCACGTACCACTGGCGGCTGGCCAACAGTAATATGTAAGTCGCTGGCTTTCAACTGGATCACAGTCGCCAGTAATTTATCGATTTGGACCGTGGACACAGTTCACCTCATTGCCTTGTTCCAGCCACACGATTCAGTGCGGCCACTTGCTTCTTAATCACACTGGTCGCCAATCGGTCGTGCCCCAAGGGGCGTGAATCATTATTCCCAATCAGCGATGAATCACCAAAATATTTGCGGGCAATACCTGTAAGTGAAAATGTTTTCACATTTTAGGCCTATTCTGCCCCCACCGTTGTCTCCGCGTGGCAGGTGCTCAGCACTTCTTCCATGGTGGTGTTCCCTTTCAGAACCTTCAGCATACCGTCTTCTAATAGTGTACGCATACCAGTAGCCCGTGCCTCCTTTCTAATTTGAGTGGAAGGGGCCTGCTGGAACGTTAGTTCACGGATACGGGAGTTCATCTTCATCATTTCATAAATCCCGATCCGACCACGATAACCAGTCTGATTACAGTGGTTACACCCCACACCTCGCATAAATGTGGCGTTG
It encodes:
- a CDS encoding type II secretion system F family protein, whose amino-acid sequence is MPTYKFEALNTSGAEVKDQIDALNEEEAQQKIKQMGYFVTRLTQMAAGKGGKTAGKKKKKKSGQKKSKKTFVIGGVKSKHLCLFTRQFSTLQDAGLPVLRSLRILEKQMKPSALKNALIDVVEDVESGSTLSEAMGKHPRAFDRLYVNMVKAGEAGGALEVILQRLAEFKEKSQTLKRKIIGAMIYPAVVICVAVGILIFIMVAIIPKFKKIFEEFGLKLPDLTQFLIDVSTWCASYWWSIPLFPIGVWLFIKLIRMNKTGNYAVDRLILWIPIVGKIAEKTVVARTTRTLGTLVSSGVPILEALAIVRETANNAVFERMYQRVYESIREGDTIAEPLRDSKLVDDMVVNMVEVGEETGDLDTMLYKIADFYDEEVDTAVKSLISLLEPIMIVILGGIIGTIVIALFLPMLGLLEGLSK
- a CDS encoding ATPase, T2SS/T4P/T4SS family, whose amino-acid sequence is MSNDPKNPQPPKKPATPPVGKLVTNGAAPVKKAAVPAKAVPAKPAPKKRSGPKTLGQIFVDLGFIDDAQLQSLEDDARSMDIPLEQVATTNGLINNDQLLLAKAELHGIAVVNLDEAKPSPEALKAVPQNMAELYKMVPLKFENDVLTVVMSDPNNMQALDDLRNMLGIMQVKASLAAPAQIEATLAKLYSNVKEETLSEIINMLGEDDGDTYTGRENSIDISSVEEMANAAPVRKLVNMVLLMGIRDQAADIHFEPFEDEYKMRYRCDGVLLEMVPPPRHLANAISSRIKVMANLDIAERRLPQDGRIELNIGGNTVDMRVSVLPTMFGESIVIRILDKGRVGLDLEKIGMPMDMVADFREIIRKPNGITLVTGPTGAGKTTTLYSALAELNEITEKIITTEDPVEYEIDGLIQCQINHDIDLTFASALRSILRQDPDKILVGEIRDLETAQIAVQAALTGHMVFSTLHTNDAPSSVTRLRDMGVEPFLITATVEGILAQRLVRKICTHCKTPFEPSRDQMYELNMKPEQLKGRKMYFGEGCDKCNNLGYRGRSGIYELLTITDELRDLIAKGASTDQLRQNARGRGIKGLRERGLDALFAGVTSLEEIVRETTLEDEH
- a CDS encoding PilT/PilU family type 4a pilus ATPase, which codes for MSTVQIDKLLATVIQLKASDLHITVGQPPVVRAGGRMRRLETKVLDSDDTTALMKSITPDRCQQEVQERGGSDFAIEYVDGYRFRVAVFKQRGSIGIVMRRIPSQFLTFEQIGMPDAIRSLIVRPRGMILVTGPTGSGKTTSLASMLNFLNDNYDRHIITLEDPIEYYHQHKKCTVNQREIGTDVPDFKEGIRRALRMDPDIILVGEMRDLETIHAAIEAAETGHIVFGTLHTSGAASTINRIIDVFPKDQQDQVRTQLSTALIGVLSQALLPKKPSGMVAAYEMMVVTDAIQNLIRENKVYRIDSAIQTGRKYGMFLLDEILFNLWKDDKCEKEEVLLRAKKPAELAAKIAAAERGALVDDELEEDEEYDSYDDDDDDEDDRPRRPKKKY